In the genome of Pseudomonas protegens, one region contains:
- the purT gene encoding formate-dependent phosphoribosylglycinamide formyltransferase: MTRIGTPLSPTATRVLLCGCGELGKEVVIELQRLGVEVIAVDRYANAPAMQVAHRSHVINMLDGAALRAVIEAEKPHFIVPEIEAIATATLVELEAEGFTVIPTARATSLTMNREGIRRLAAEELDLPTSPYHFADTFEDYSKAVQDLGFPCVVKPVMSSSGKGQSLLRSADDVQKAWDYAQEGGRAGKGRVIIEGFIDFDYEITLLTVRHVGGTTFCAPVGHRQEKGDYQESWQPQAMSPKALAESERVAKAVTEALGGRGLFGVELFIKGDQVWFSEVSPRPHDTGLVTLISQDLSQFALHARAILGLPIPQIRQFGPSASAVILVEGKSTQTAFANLGAALSEPDTALRLFGKPEVNGQRRMGVALARDESIEAARAKATRAAQAVVVEL; the protein is encoded by the coding sequence ATGACTCGTATCGGAACTCCATTGTCGCCAACCGCGACCCGCGTCTTGCTTTGTGGCTGTGGTGAGTTGGGCAAGGAAGTGGTGATCGAGCTGCAACGCCTGGGTGTCGAGGTGATTGCCGTGGACCGCTACGCCAACGCCCCGGCGATGCAGGTGGCCCATCGCAGCCACGTGATCAACATGCTCGACGGCGCGGCCCTGCGTGCAGTGATCGAGGCCGAGAAGCCGCACTTCATCGTTCCGGAAATCGAGGCCATCGCCACCGCGACCCTGGTGGAGCTGGAAGCCGAAGGCTTTACCGTGATCCCGACCGCCCGGGCCACTTCGCTGACCATGAACCGCGAAGGCATCCGCCGCCTGGCCGCCGAAGAGCTGGACCTGCCGACCTCGCCGTACCACTTCGCCGACACCTTCGAAGACTATTCCAAGGCCGTGCAAGACCTGGGCTTCCCGTGCGTGGTCAAGCCGGTGATGAGCTCTTCGGGCAAGGGCCAGAGCCTGCTGCGCAGCGCCGACGACGTGCAGAAAGCCTGGGACTACGCCCAGGAAGGCGGGCGTGCCGGCAAGGGCCGGGTGATCATCGAGGGCTTCATCGATTTTGACTACGAGATCACCCTGCTGACCGTGCGTCACGTGGGCGGCACCACTTTCTGCGCGCCGGTCGGCCATCGTCAGGAGAAGGGCGACTACCAGGAATCCTGGCAGCCGCAGGCCATGAGCCCCAAAGCCCTGGCCGAGTCCGAGCGCGTGGCCAAGGCCGTCACTGAGGCCCTGGGCGGCCGCGGCCTGTTCGGCGTGGAGCTGTTCATCAAGGGTGATCAGGTGTGGTTCAGCGAAGTGTCGCCGCGCCCCCACGACACCGGCCTGGTGACCCTGATTTCCCAGGATCTGTCGCAGTTCGCCCTGCATGCGCGGGCGATTCTCGGCCTGCCGATCCCGCAGATCCGCCAGTTCGGGCCTTCGGCGTCGGCGGTGATCCTGGTGGAAGGCAAATCCACCCAGACCGCCTTCGCCAACCTTGGCGCCGCCCTGAGCGAGCCGGACACCGCGTTGCGCCTGTTCGGCAAGCCGGAAGTCAACGGCCAGCGGCGCATGGGCGTGGCCCTGGCCCGTGATGAGTCGATCGAGGCCGCCCGGGCCAAGGCGACCCGTGCTGCGCAAGCGGTAGTGGTCGAGCTCTGA